In Rutidosis leptorrhynchoides isolate AG116_Rl617_1_P2 chromosome 2, CSIRO_AGI_Rlap_v1, whole genome shotgun sequence, one genomic interval encodes:
- the LOC139889329 gene encoding uncharacterized protein — protein sequence MLKDLCIDGLERCYFLDFLGPEGFAAELSRRTSCQVIGFDHRKTTLSDIHLYEDCNTNLSYQEHSACLFNTEDRERVKMVPKYIEDGDLRRWTLPDIKEFNIGLSKWRSKLNCITNSHLFDQVTILHKLLEVNMTWILKFVPSSKKTCCNYPTHRTFQIQKDLQFNQEFEKAYHV from the exons ATGTTGA AAGATTTGTGTATTGATGGACTTGAAAGATGTTATTTTCTTGATTTTCTTGGCCCTGAAGGGTTTGCTGCTGAGCTTTCAAGAAGGACATCTTGCCA GGTGATAGGATTCGATCACCGAAAAACGACATTGTCTGATATCCATTTGTATGAGGATTGTAACACAAATCTTTCGTATCAA GAGCATAGTGCATGTCTCTTTAACACTGAAGATCGAGAAAGAGTGAAAATGGTCCCTAAATATATTGAGGATGGAGACCTTCGGCGATGGACCCTTCCAGATATCAAAGAATTCAATATCGGTCTTTCTAAATGGCGTTCGAAGTTGAATTGCATCACAAATTCACACTTGTTTGATCAGGTCACGATTCTTCATAAATTGCTCGAGGTAAACATGACATGGATCTTGAAATTTGTGCCAAGTTCCAAAAAGACTTGTTGTAACTATCCTACACACAGAACGTTCCAAATCCAAAAAGACCTGCAATTTAACCAAGAATTCGAAAAGGCATATCATGTATAG
- the LOC139889328 gene encoding uncharacterized protein, which translates to MGIPFPDFCQGKDLWGHIDGSCPVPTVDGDKNKTEHAKWEVNDAKVMTWILSSMEPNIVLNLRPFRTAAQMWEHLKKLHSQNNTARRFQLEHEIAIIQQDSLSISDFYSCFMNLWAEYTDIVYSTLPPEGLISVQAVHETTNRDQFLMKLRFDFETTRSNLMNRDPVPSLDTCLNDLFREEQRLLSQSNLEKQRSTTVLIAYLAHGKSRERDMHNVQCFCCKEFGHYASNCPKKFCNYRKKDGHFIKECPIRPPKKSATTYTASIGTSRAAESVTTTQNTAAPTITPEMIQQMIISAFRP; encoded by the coding sequence ATGGGCATTCCATTTCCAGATTTTTGTCAAGGGAAGGATTTATGGGGCCATATTGATGGTAGTTGTCCAGTTCCTACAGTTGACGGAGACAAAAACAAGACGGAACATGCCAAATGGGAGGTCAATGATGCTAAAGTTATGACATGGATTCTAAGCTCTATGGAGCCCAACATCGTGTTGAATCTTCGTCCTTTTAGGACTGCTGCCCAAATGTGGGAGCATTTAAAGAAACTTCATAGTCAAAACAACACAGCTCGCCGATTTCAGTTAGAGCATGAGATAGCTATCATTCAACAAGATAGCCTCTCTATTTCTGATTTTTATTCTTGCTTCATGAACCTTTGGGCTGAATACACAGATATTGTTTATTCTACTTTACCACCAGAAGGTCTCATTTCAGTTCAAGCAGTTCACGAAACCACAAACAGAGATCAGTTTCTTATGAAATTAAGATTTGATTTTGAAACTACTAGATCGAATCTTATGAATCGAGACCCAGTTCCTTCTTTGGACACTTGTCTCAATGATTTATTTCGAGAAGAGCAACGTCTTCTAAGTCAGAGTAACCTTGAGAAGCAAAGATCGACGACGGTTCTGATTGCTTATTTGGCACATGGTAAATCAAGAGAAAGAGACATGCATAATGTTCAATGCTTTTGCTGTAAAGAATTTGGACACTATGCTTCAAATTGTCCCAAAAAGTTCTGTAACTATCGCAAAAAGGACGGCCATTTTATTAAAGAATGCCCTATCAGGCCTCCAAAGAAATCAGCAACAACATATACAGCCTCGATTGGGACATCACGTGCTGCTGAATCTGTAACTACAACGCAAAACACCGCTGCCCCAACAATAACTCCTGAAATGATTCAACAAATGATCATTTCAGCCTTCCGGCCTTAG